A window of the Myxocyprinus asiaticus isolate MX2 ecotype Aquarium Trade chromosome 11, UBuf_Myxa_2, whole genome shotgun sequence genome harbors these coding sequences:
- the LOC127448230 gene encoding protocadherin-8-like, with protein MEAGLLFVRILGITLICISLVSEAVSEEQTVRYKIYEEVRPPTVIGTLASNVTWTSDKTPRTFPGIRFKMMSPSTGSFIRFRESDGRLTVEERIDRERICKRNPRCLITFDVAFVSAEQFELFHVEVEVLDVNDHSPEFPRAECTIEISESAALGTRFALDAAEDADVGLNSIQTYHITENTHFGIDVVTRVDGVKYAELVLIKELDRETRAFYALKLVATDGGHPPKSGATNVTVKVKDANDNRPVFEQTHYSVELPEDTPVESLVLHLNAIDPDEGLSGQVVYELGKQVTTKMRQLFRLDYNTGRLILQSHVDYEDETTYEIDAQATDLGQNPVPSVCKIIINIIDVNDNPPEIIVTPITPVTDGVVHVSEATSPDILVALISIKDKDTGANGQVSCTLNGGHGNFRLKRVYEGSYTIVTMAPLDREKIPEYNLTVVAEDFGAPPLRTLTHFIIRLTDVNDNAPVFSAKIYEGFIEENQLPGTYITTVLASDQDSGLNGEITYELFDTDTNSVSKFAIMNQAGNVYALQSFNYEVTKRLSLRVQATDRGWPQLHNNAVLIINIVDQNDNAPRITQPPLSNGSADIQLPRDAPPGYIVTRITAQDSDEGLNAELTYKLYDGADLGFAIDPNTGEIYINNKIAYDAYDIWKVLVTVNDNGHPSLTSTATIHFTLTESAPSNGNFYDDREEDEPKRWTLILISALTSSSVLFLAILSYILCKSRRKRRAEELRDAADIPYAKENNSVSIISSQTANVFDAHTLHSTTVINTPEKLHNSVQATAEVFTETQQTFKNKYRNVAGEIDGYSTLPGYGKENARPVTIWKGNSIMTIAVRDPLISGKDSGKGDSDVNDSDSDISEGIKKDYTSYKGLWGCTSECRILGHSDRCWSPSVSRTSGSINTRHLSTFSRTRPSSQGTLQRSSYETHTALQSLTEDQQTQYDYIHICSPQSQRRQDSEDIDIQVFTHSTQPITTNSPGRFTDA; from the exons ATGGAGGCAGGACTTTTATTCGTGCGGATACTTGGAATTACACTCATTTGCATTTCGCTTGTGTCAGAGGCTGTGTCCGAGGAACAAACGGTGAGGTATAAAATATACGAGGAGGTACGCCCGCCGACGGTTATTGGAACTCTAGCCAGCAATGTCACCTGGACGTCCGACAAAACGCCGAGAACGTTCCCGGGCATCAGGTTTAAGATGATGAGTCCATCCACCGGCTCCTTTATCCGATTTAGAGAAAGTGACGGTAGGCTTACTGTCGAAGAACGCATCGACCGCGAGCGAATTTGCAAGCGCAACCCGCGGTGCCTAATCACTTTTGATGTCGCGTTCGTGTCCGCCGAGCAATTCGAGCTTTTCCACGTCGAAGTGGAAGTGCTGGACGTGAACGACCACTCTCCGGAGTTTCCGCGCGCCGAGTGCACCATCGAGATCTCCGAGAGCGCGGCGCTGGGGACGCGCTTCGCTCTGGACGCCGCTGAGGACGCGGACGTGGGTTTAAATTCTATCCAAACGTACCACATCACTGAAAACACTCACTTTGGCATTGATGTCGTAACACGAGTGGATGGGGTTAAATATGCGGAGCTGGTGCTCATTAAAGAGCTGGACCGAGAAACGCGCGCGTTTTACGCACTAAAGCTCGTGGCGACCGACGGAGGACATCCTCCGAAAAGCGGGGCCACTAATGTCACCGTGAAAGTAAAGGACGCCAATGACAACCGTCCTGTTTTTGAGCAAACCCACTACTCTGTCGAATTACCAGAGGACACCCCTGTTGAATCCTTGGTGTTGCATTTAAACGCCATTGACCCAGATGAGGGACTCAGTGGACAGGTTGTGTACGAATTGGGCAAACAGGTTACCACAAAAATGCGACAGCTATTCAGACTGGATTACAACACAGGACGTTTGATTTTACAGAGCCATGTTGATTATGAGGACGAGACTACATATGAAATCGATGCGCAGGCGACAGATTTAGGGCAAAATCCGGTCCCCTCAGTGTGCAAAATCATCATAAACATTATAGACGTGAATGACAACCCCCCTGAAATAATCGTCACACCTATAACACCGGTAACAGATGGCGTTGTGCACGTCAGTGAAGCTACAAGTCCAGACATCCTGGTCGCGTTAATCAGCATCAAGGACAAGGACACTGGTGCGAACGGGCAGGTGAGCTGCACTCTGAACGGTGGACACGGCAACTTTAGACTCAAAAGGGTGTATGAAGGCAGTTACACAATAGTCACAATGGCACCCCTCGACAGAGAAAAGATCCCGGAGTATAATCTGACTGTGGTGGCTGAGGATTTCGGTGCGCCACCGTTACGCACACTAACCCATTTTATTATACGGCTCACAGACGTCAATGACAATGCCCCGGTGTTCAGCGCAAAGATATATGAGGGTTTCATAGAGGAAAACCAATTGCCGGGAACCTACATTACAACAGTGTTAGCCAGCGATCAGGATTCCGGGCTGAATGGAGAGATAACATATGAGCTTTTCGACACGGACACAAACAGCGTCTCCAAATTTGCCATTATGAATCAAGCGGGTAACGTTTACGCGCTCCAAAGTTTCAATTACGAGGTCACGAAAAGGCTCAGTTTGCGCGTCCAGGCCACTGATAGAGGATGGCCACAGCTTCATAACAATGCCGTTCTCATAATCAATATAGTTGATCAGAATGACAACGCCCCCCGTATAACTCAGCCACCCTTGAGCAATGGTTCTGCCGACATCCAGCTGCCCAGAGACGCGCCACCCGGTTACATCGTCACCCGAATCACGGCACAAGATTCGGACGAGGGTTTGAACGCTGAACTCACGTACAAGCTTTACGACGGAGCTGATCTCGGCTTTGCGATCGATCCGAATACGGGAGAAATATATATCAACAACAAAATTGCTTACGATGCGTATGATATATGGAAAGTATTAGTGACGGTCAATGACAACGGGCACCCGTCACTCACTTCAACAGCCACGATTCACTTCACATTAACCGAGTCTGCGCCTTCAAACGGCAATTTCTACGATGACAGAGAGGAGGACGAACCTAAGCGATGGACTCTGATTTTAATCTCGGCTCTGACTAGTTCTTCTGTGCTTTTCTTGGCTATTTTATCCTACATATTATGCAAAAGTCGCAGAAAGAGACGCGCCGAGGAGCTCCGTGACGCAGCGGATATTCCTTACGCTAAAGAAAACAACAGTGTCTCAATAATCTCCAGCCAGACTGCCAATGTGTTCGATGCACACACCTTGCACTCCACAACTGTCATTAACACTCCGGAGAAACTACACAACAGTGTGCAGGCGACTGCTGAAGTTTTCACTGAAACCCAACAGACCTTCAAGAACAAGTACAGGAATGTGGCGGGGGAAATAGAT GGATATTCCACACTGCCTGGTTATGGCAAAGAGAACGCTCGACCAGTCACAATATGGAAAGGCAACTCCATTATGACCATAGCAGTCAGAGACCCACTGATAAGTGGCAAGGACAGTGGGAAAGGTGACAGTGATGTCAATGACAGTGATTCTGATATCAGTGAAGGCATCAAAAAAGACTACACGTCATATAAAG GTCTGTGGGGCTGTACCAGCGAGTGCAGAATCCTCGGCCACTCAGACAGATGCTGGAGCCCATCTGTAAGCAGAACCAGTGGGAGCATTAATACCAGACATCTATCGACTTTCTCAAGGACACGGCCGTCCTCACAGGGCACGCTTCAGAGGAGCAGCTATGAGACTCACACGGCCTTGCAAAGCCTCACAGAAGATCAGCAGACTCAATACGATTACATTCACATCTGCTCGCCACAATCGCAGCGGAGACAAGACTCTGAAGATATCGATATCCAAGTGTTCACACATTCCACACAACCAATCACAACAAACAGTCCTGGGCGATTTACAGACGCCTGA